A window of the Lactobacillus gasseri ATCC 33323 = JCM 1131 genome harbors these coding sequences:
- a CDS encoding ABC transporter ATP-binding protein, with the protein MVEVDLNHIYKKYEGNDKYSVNDFDLHIKDKEFIVFVGPSGCGKSTTLRMVAGLEDISKGTLEIDHKVMNDVAPKDRNIAMVFQNYALYPHMSIYDNMAFGLKLRHYKKDEIDKRVKHAAEILGLSEYLDKKPSELSGGQRQRVALGRAIVRDAPIFLMDEPLSNLDAKLRVTMRAEIAKLHQNLGTTTIYVTHDQTEAMTLADRVVVMSVGQVQQIGTPLEVYNKPVNMFVAGFIGSPQMNFFNVHFKGNRISDGKGLNIEIPEGKAKMLKDKGYEDKDLVFGIRPEDIHSEEAFLETWPNQTVKSTVVVSELLGSTIQLYQKVDGTEFVAIVNARDYHTPGDKVEMGFDVNKAHFFDKDTTNAIR; encoded by the coding sequence ATGGTTGAAGTAGATTTAAACCATATCTATAAAAAGTACGAAGGAAATGATAAATATTCAGTTAATGACTTTGATTTACACATCAAAGACAAGGAATTTATCGTTTTTGTTGGGCCATCTGGTTGTGGTAAGTCAACTACTTTAAGAATGGTTGCTGGTCTGGAAGATATTTCTAAGGGTACTTTAGAAATTGACCATAAAGTAATGAACGATGTTGCTCCTAAAGATAGAAACATCGCCATGGTATTCCAGAACTATGCTTTATACCCTCACATGTCAATTTACGACAACATGGCTTTTGGATTGAAACTTCGGCACTACAAGAAAGATGAAATCGATAAACGGGTTAAACATGCTGCTGAAATTTTAGGCTTGTCTGAATACCTTGATAAAAAGCCATCAGAACTATCTGGTGGTCAAAGACAGCGTGTTGCCTTAGGGCGTGCAATTGTTCGAGATGCACCAATCTTCTTGATGGACGAACCTTTATCAAACCTAGATGCAAAATTACGTGTCACAATGCGTGCTGAAATTGCTAAATTACACCAAAACTTAGGAACTACTACTATCTATGTTACTCACGATCAAACTGAAGCCATGACTTTAGCTGACCGAGTAGTTGTTATGTCAGTTGGTCAAGTTCAGCAGATCGGAACGCCACTTGAAGTTTATAACAAGCCTGTAAATATGTTTGTTGCTGGTTTTATTGGTTCTCCGCAAATGAACTTCTTCAATGTTCACTTTAAAGGTAATCGAATTAGTGATGGCAAAGGATTAAATATCGAAATTCCTGAGGGTAAGGCTAAGATGCTTAAAGATAAGGGATATGAAGATAAAGACTTAGTCTTTGGTATTCGTCCAGAAGACATTCACTCAGAAGAAGCCTTCCTTGAAACTTGGCCAAATCAAACTGTTAAATCTACAGTTGTCGTTTCTGAGTTGCTGGGATCAACGATTCAACTTTATCAAAAAGTAGACGGCACAGAATTTGTAGCTATCGTAAATGCCCGTGATTACCATACTCCAGGCGATAAGGTAGAAATGGGATTTGACGTTAACAAAGCTCACTTCTTTGATAAAGATACAACGAATGCAATTCGTTAA
- a CDS encoding extracellular solute-binding protein — protein sequence MKLWKKLALGSVVALSAISLTACGKSSNSNESKSSDKQLTLWVDTARVSWYKGVVKDFEKEHPNIKVKVTQNPNGSANAKTDVGKDPSKAADVFGVPNDQLGQMADSGYINPLSPSDTKEIKKNSVPEAYKGAEWKGKLYAYPYAEQAQTVYYDKSKLSPEDVKSWKTMTSKGVVATDFTNAYVMWPVMFSAGTKLFGDSGEEVKGSTFDSQNGVNAMKWYAEQKNNKGVMQTSNALNQLKKGHAQAILDGPWNAANIKKILGKNLGVAPYPTIELGGKTAQMEAFLGIECFAVNSHTSNAKNAAILAKYLSNKENQLIVHKNAGEIPVNKAAQNTAEVKNDPVAKAVIQMAQPGYSVLQPKLPQMSIFWNDSAPLISGAYDGKIKPSQYKTKLAKLQKSISKKE from the coding sequence ATGAAGTTATGGAAAAAATTGGCTTTAGGTAGTGTCGTAGCTTTATCAGCTATTTCATTAACTGCCTGTGGTAAGAGTTCTAATTCAAACGAATCAAAGAGCTCAGATAAACAACTAACCCTTTGGGTAGATACAGCTCGTGTTAGTTGGTACAAGGGTGTTGTAAAAGACTTTGAAAAAGAACACCCTAACATTAAAGTTAAGGTTACCCAAAACCCTAATGGTTCTGCTAATGCTAAGACTGACGTTGGTAAGGACCCTTCAAAGGCCGCAGATGTTTTTGGTGTTCCAAACGACCAATTAGGTCAAATGGCAGATTCAGGTTATATTAACCCACTTTCACCATCTGATACTAAGGAAATTAAGAAGAACTCAGTTCCAGAAGCATATAAGGGTGCTGAATGGAAAGGTAAGCTTTACGCATATCCATATGCAGAACAAGCTCAAACCGTTTACTACGACAAGTCTAAGCTTTCTCCAGAAGATGTTAAATCTTGGAAGACCATGACTTCTAAAGGTGTAGTTGCAACCGACTTTACTAATGCTTACGTAATGTGGCCAGTAATGTTCTCAGCAGGCACTAAGCTATTTGGTGATAGCGGAGAAGAAGTAAAAGGTTCCACATTTGACTCACAAAATGGTGTCAACGCAATGAAATGGTATGCAGAACAAAAGAACAACAAGGGTGTTATGCAAACCTCTAACGCACTTAACCAATTAAAGAAGGGTCACGCTCAAGCTATCTTAGATGGTCCATGGAATGCAGCAAACATTAAGAAGATCTTAGGTAAGAACTTAGGTGTTGCTCCATATCCAACTATTGAACTTGGTGGCAAGACTGCTCAAATGGAAGCTTTCTTAGGTATTGAATGTTTCGCAGTTAACTCTCATACTTCTAACGCTAAGAATGCTGCAATTTTGGCTAAATACTTATCAAACAAGGAAAACCAATTAATTGTTCACAAGAATGCTGGTGAAATTCCTGTAAACAAGGCAGCTCAAAATACTGCAGAAGTTAAGAATGACCCAGTAGCTAAGGCTGTAATTCAAATGGCACAACCAGGTTACTCAGTTCTTCAACCAAAATTGCCACAAATGTCAATCTTCTGGAACGACTCAGCTCCATTAATTAGTGGTGCATACGACGGCAAGATTAAGCCATCACAATACAAGACTAAGCTTGCTAAATTACAAAAGAGTATTTCTAAGAAAGAATAA
- a CDS encoding carbohydrate ABC transporter permease has product MFKKKHATPAVTLKETWKDGDTVTKLTFFIMGLNAIKHRQWLKGFSLLFSEIIFLIWFFLSGIHSIAGLSNLGAIKTKRVVFDKAQGVYVTQQPDNSVLILLFGILALFIVAGIIYLYIINLKSNKHTFLLEKRHEHIPTNREEIASLFDQRLHATLMTIPIVLIILFTVLPTVFMISMAFTNYDRQHSIGFSWTGFQAFGNVLGGDLAGTFFPVLGWTLIWAVAATATTFFFGVLLALLIESKGIKHKNLWRTIFVIVYAVPQFVSLLMMAQFLDYQGPLNTLLMNWGWISHPIHFIDNQASPLVARITVIVVNMWIGIPVSMLTSTAIIQNLPQDQIEAARIDGASPVQIFNHITFPQILFVMSPALIQQFIGNINNFNVIYLLTGGAPMNNNYNGAGSTDLLVTWLYNLTFGQEQRYNASAVLGILIFIISATFSLIAYRHTNAYKEG; this is encoded by the coding sequence ATGTTTAAGAAAAAACATGCTACGCCTGCGGTTACCTTAAAGGAAACGTGGAAAGATGGAGATACCGTAACCAAATTAACATTCTTCATCATGGGTTTAAATGCTATTAAGCATCGGCAATGGCTAAAAGGATTTTCGCTTTTATTTTCCGAAATTATATTTTTAATTTGGTTCTTTTTAAGTGGAATTCATTCAATTGCTGGCTTGAGTAATTTAGGTGCAATAAAAACCAAACGAGTTGTGTTTGATAAAGCACAGGGAGTATATGTTACTCAACAACCAGATAATTCAGTTTTGATCTTATTATTTGGTATTTTAGCTTTATTCATCGTTGCTGGAATTATTTACTTATATATCATTAATCTGAAATCTAATAAGCATACTTTCTTATTAGAAAAGAGACATGAACATATTCCAACTAACCGTGAAGAGATTGCATCTTTGTTTGACCAAAGATTACATGCAACCTTGATGACAATTCCAATCGTTTTAATTATCTTGTTTACTGTTTTGCCAACTGTCTTCATGATTTCGATGGCCTTCACTAACTATGATCGTCAACACTCAATCGGATTTTCATGGACTGGTTTTCAAGCATTTGGAAACGTGTTAGGAGGAGACTTAGCTGGTACTTTCTTCCCAGTTCTAGGTTGGACTTTGATTTGGGCAGTGGCAGCTACTGCTACTACTTTCTTCTTTGGAGTCTTGCTTGCACTTTTGATTGAATCAAAGGGAATCAAGCACAAGAACTTATGGAGAACAATCTTTGTAATTGTTTATGCTGTACCACAATTCGTTTCTCTATTAATGATGGCACAATTCCTAGATTATCAAGGACCATTAAATACATTGCTTATGAACTGGGGCTGGATTAGCCACCCAATTCACTTCATTGATAATCAGGCTAGTCCACTTGTCGCAAGAATTACAGTTATTGTGGTTAACATGTGGATTGGTATCCCAGTTTCAATGTTAACTTCAACTGCTATTATTCAAAACTTACCTCAAGACCAAATTGAAGCTGCACGTATTGATGGTGCAAGCCCAGTACAAATTTTTAATCACATTACATTCCCACAAATTCTCTTTGTAATGTCTCCAGCTTTGATTCAGCAATTTATTGGTAACATCAACAACTTCAATGTTATCTACTTACTGACTGGTGGTGCGCCAATGAACAATAACTACAACGGCGCTGGTTCGACTGACTTGCTAGTAACTTGGCTATATAACTTAACATTTGGTCAAGAGCAACGCTACAATGCGTCAGCTGTCTTAGGTATCTTGATCTTTATCATTAGTGCCACATTTTCACTAATTGCATATCGTCATACTAATGCGTACAAGGAGGGCTAA
- a CDS encoding sugar ABC transporter permease, with translation MKSYHNQRKIALIFRYVLLAILAVLWIFPIIWIILASFSYNNTGFISTIWPDKFTWQNYIGIFTNSQYPFVNWVLNTLFVAVISATLSTFVTIAVAYVLSRLRFRFRKPFLQIALVLGMFPGFMSMIALYYILKALNMLNLGGLILVYVGGAGLGFYIAKGFFDTMPRAIDEAAEIDGATKWQVFIHIGLPLSKPMIVYTALTSFMAPWVDFIFSGIILSTSGNPKTYTVAYGLYNMVHSSKGMMAQFFTQFIAGCVVIAIPITILFIVMQKFYVNGITAGADKG, from the coding sequence ATGAAGTCTTATCATAATCAAAGAAAGATTGCTTTAATCTTTAGATATGTTCTATTAGCCATCTTGGCCGTTTTATGGATATTCCCAATTATTTGGATTATTTTAGCTAGTTTTTCATACAACAACACAGGATTCATATCTACTATTTGGCCAGATAAGTTTACTTGGCAAAACTATATTGGTATTTTTACTAACTCACAGTATCCATTTGTTAACTGGGTATTAAATACATTGTTTGTCGCTGTTATCTCAGCAACATTATCAACTTTTGTTACAATTGCGGTTGCTTATGTATTATCAAGATTACGTTTCCGCTTCCGTAAACCCTTCTTACAAATTGCCTTAGTTTTAGGGATGTTCCCAGGTTTCATGTCAATGATTGCTTTGTACTACATCTTAAAGGCTTTGAACATGTTAAACCTTGGTGGCTTGATCTTAGTTTACGTTGGTGGTGCAGGATTAGGTTTCTACATTGCTAAAGGATTCTTTGACACAATGCCACGTGCAATTGATGAAGCTGCTGAAATTGATGGTGCGACTAAGTGGCAAGTATTTATTCATATTGGATTGCCGCTTTCAAAACCAATGATTGTTTATACTGCACTTACTTCATTCATGGCTCCATGGGTAGACTTCATTTTCTCAGGTATTATCCTCTCTACTTCTGGAAATCCGAAGACCTACACGGTTGCCTATGGTTTGTACAACATGGTCCACTCTTCAAAGGGTATGATGGCTCAATTCTTTACTCAATTCATTGCTGGTTGTGTGGTTATCGCTATTCCAATTACAATTTTGTTCATTGTAATGCAGAAGTTCTACGTTAACGGAATTACAGCAGGTGCTGATAAGGGTTAA
- a CDS encoding glycoside hydrolase family 13 protein, translated as MTPWWKKAVIYQIYPKSFQDSNGDGIGDIPGIISRLEYLEKLGIDAIWLSPVYLSPGIDNGYDISDYQKIDPQYGTMKDMDNLIKEAKKHHIRIVMDLVVNHTSDQHPWFVEAKKSQDNPYRDFYIWRDPVDGHEPNDLKSAFSGSAWKFDEKTGQYYLHFFADQQPDLNWKNPELRNKVYDMMNYWIDKGISGFRMDVIELIGKDPDQKIRENGPMLHPYLKEMNEHTFANKDMMTVGETWNATPKIAEEYSDPARHELSMVFQFENQALDQEPGKEKWDVRPLDLGELKKVLIKWQTEIDFNHAWNSLFWENHDIPRVISRWGNDQEYRVQCAKMFAIILHLMRGTPYIYNGEEIGMTNCPVKSIDEVEDIESINMYHERLEQGYKRADLINSINVKGRDNARRPMQWSNEENAGFTSGNPWLKVNPNYQKINVKAALADLDSIFYTYQKLIKLRHENPVVVDGDFELVENTGDSVLAFWRKLGSEKWLIVANLSGDRQRFNLDNDFKEVLISNYEKQDSLKNIILKPYEAFAVKA; from the coding sequence ATGACACCATGGTGGAAAAAAGCAGTTATTTACCAAATTTATCCTAAGTCATTTCAAGATAGTAATGGAGACGGAATTGGGGATATTCCTGGGATTATCTCAAGACTTGAATATTTAGAAAAATTAGGAATTGATGCAATTTGGTTGTCGCCCGTTTATTTATCTCCTGGGATCGATAATGGGTATGATATTTCTGATTATCAAAAAATTGACCCACAATACGGGACAATGAAAGATATGGATAATCTAATTAAAGAGGCTAAAAAACATCATATACGGATCGTTATGGACCTTGTCGTAAACCATACTTCTGATCAACATCCTTGGTTTGTTGAAGCAAAAAAGAGCCAAGACAATCCATATCGTGATTTTTATATTTGGCGTGATCCAGTAGATGGACATGAACCAAATGATTTAAAGTCTGCTTTTTCAGGCTCAGCTTGGAAATTTGACGAAAAAACAGGACAATACTATTTGCACTTTTTTGCGGATCAACAGCCAGACTTGAATTGGAAGAATCCAGAACTAAGAAATAAAGTTTATGACATGATGAATTACTGGATTGATAAGGGGATTAGTGGCTTTAGAATGGATGTAATCGAGTTGATTGGTAAGGATCCCGATCAAAAAATCCGTGAAAATGGTCCCATGCTTCACCCTTATTTAAAAGAAATGAATGAACATACCTTTGCTAATAAAGATATGATGACTGTAGGTGAGACTTGGAATGCAACGCCTAAAATTGCAGAAGAATATTCTGATCCAGCGCGTCATGAATTGTCGATGGTCTTTCAATTTGAAAACCAAGCTTTAGATCAAGAACCAGGAAAAGAAAAGTGGGATGTAAGGCCGCTTGATTTAGGAGAATTGAAAAAGGTCTTAATTAAGTGGCAAACAGAGATTGATTTTAACCATGCCTGGAATAGCCTTTTCTGGGAAAACCATGATATCCCACGTGTTATTTCACGTTGGGGAAACGATCAAGAGTACCGCGTTCAATGCGCTAAAATGTTTGCGATAATTTTGCACTTAATGCGTGGAACTCCTTATATTTATAATGGTGAAGAAATTGGGATGACTAACTGTCCTGTTAAGTCTATTGATGAGGTCGAAGATATTGAAAGTATCAATATGTATCATGAAAGGCTAGAGCAGGGGTATAAGAGAGCTGATCTGATTAATTCAATTAACGTTAAAGGCCGCGATAATGCAAGACGACCAATGCAGTGGTCTAATGAAGAGAATGCTGGATTTACTAGTGGAAACCCCTGGTTGAAAGTAAATCCAAATTATCAAAAGATTAATGTTAAAGCTGCTTTAGCAGATCTAGATTCTATTTTCTATACTTATCAAAAACTGATTAAGCTTAGACATGAAAATCCTGTTGTAGTTGATGGAGATTTTGAATTAGTTGAAAATACTGGTGATAGTGTTTTAGCATTTTGGCGTAAACTAGGAAGTGAAAAGTGGCTTATTGTTGCTAATCTATCTGGTGATAGACAAAGGTTTAACTTAGATAATGATTTCAAAGAAGTTTTGATTAGTAATTATGAAAAGCAAGATAGTTTAAAGAATATTATTCTAAAGCCATATGAAGCTTTTGCAGTTAAGGCATAA
- a CDS encoding HD domain-containing protein, whose product MEKFQSKKLDHEKVLRDPVHNYIHVKDKVILDIINSKEFQRLRRIKQLGPASYVFQGATHTRFEHNLGVYELTRRICDIFEEKYTSKEPGDGLWDPNERLLAECAALLHDIGHGPYSHTFEHLFGTNHEKMGQQIITDKSTEVNQALRQVSPNFPELVASVIAKTYSNPQVVKLISSQADADRMDYLLRDAYFTGVTYGSFDLTRILEVIRPYRDGICFTDKGIHAVEDYIISRYQMYQQVYFHRVNRSMEVILHHLLERAQIIYEAGKLQVTPQLEAFLKGNWTLEDYLNLDDGVMETNFLLWTNSGDQILSDLSSRYLYRHPLESVKINEDTKSLLPKLKNLIKQAGFDPNYYTATNSAFDEPYDAYKPIGKNAHSPIEIMQADGSLVELSELSPLVKSLNGTLQGDERFFFPKVMVKETDEPQIFDPIYQEFQKYIRNNTLRYLRRPNKKK is encoded by the coding sequence AAATTTCAAAGTAAAAAGCTAGATCATGAAAAAGTATTGCGTGATCCAGTCCACAATTATATTCATGTTAAAGATAAAGTCATTCTAGATATTATTAATTCAAAAGAATTTCAACGCTTGCGCCGTATTAAACAGTTAGGACCTGCTTCCTATGTTTTTCAAGGAGCAACACATACCCGCTTTGAACATAACTTGGGTGTTTATGAATTAACACGCCGAATCTGCGATATTTTTGAAGAAAAATATACTAGTAAAGAACCCGGCGATGGATTATGGGATCCTAACGAACGTCTTTTAGCAGAATGTGCTGCCTTGCTTCATGATATTGGTCATGGTCCATACTCTCATACCTTTGAGCATCTCTTTGGTACTAACCATGAAAAAATGGGTCAACAAATTATTACCGATAAAAGTACTGAAGTAAACCAAGCTTTAAGACAAGTTAGTCCCAATTTTCCAGAATTAGTAGCTAGCGTAATTGCTAAGACTTACTCTAACCCACAAGTTGTAAAATTAATTTCTAGTCAAGCAGATGCTGACAGAATGGATTACTTACTTCGTGATGCTTACTTTACTGGGGTAACTTATGGTAGTTTTGATTTAACCAGAATCTTAGAAGTGATTCGTCCGTACCGTGATGGAATTTGCTTTACTGATAAGGGCATCCACGCTGTTGAAGACTATATTATTAGCCGCTACCAGATGTATCAACAAGTTTATTTTCACCGCGTAAATCGTTCAATGGAAGTCATCCTGCATCACTTACTTGAAAGAGCGCAGATTATATATGAAGCAGGTAAGCTCCAAGTTACTCCACAACTAGAGGCCTTTCTAAAAGGAAATTGGACACTTGAAGATTATCTTAATTTAGACGACGGCGTAATGGAAACTAATTTCTTATTATGGACTAATTCAGGCGATCAAATTCTATCAGACCTTTCAAGTCGTTACTTATATCGTCATCCCCTTGAAAGTGTCAAGATTAATGAAGATACTAAGAGTTTACTACCAAAATTAAAGAATTTAATTAAACAAGCAGGTTTTGATCCTAACTACTACACTGCCACTAATTCGGCATTTGATGAGCCATATGATGCTTATAAGCCTATTGGTAAAAATGCCCACAGTCCGATTGAAATCATGCAAGCTGATGGTAGCTTAGTCGAACTATCCGAGTTAAGTCCCCTCGTTAAATCTTTAAATGGTACGCTTCAGGGAGATGAACGTTTCTTCTTTCCTAAAGTAATGGTTAAAGAAACTGATGAGCCACAAATTTTTGATCCAATTTATCAAGAATTTCAGAAATATATTAGAAACAACACATTGCGTTACTTAAGACGTCCAAATAAAAAGAAATAA